A region of the Echeneis naucrates chromosome 22, fEcheNa1.1, whole genome shotgun sequence genome:
GTCTTTGCAAACTGACTGACATAATTACCAAAGATTTTTAGTACTCATTACTCCTTTGAGGCAGAACTGGTCATTTAAATCCCACAGACTTGTGTGTAATTCCGATAATTCCTACCATGGCTGTGATTTGGCAGAAAAGGCACTGACGTAATAGCTCAGCACTTCAGAGACAACAGTCATCCATGTATGTAACAATACTTTGGTGAACCCCAACACTTAAACCTAGCCCCAACAATGGACGAAGAAAATGCTGTGACTGCAAACGTGGTTTAACAGAGAAAAGGCAAATGAcgcaggtgtgtgtatgtggtaaAGGTCAGGAGGATAACATATCATCAGATGCATTTCATCTAATCCTAGTTTGACACAACTATTACAAAACCTCAGCTCTCTTCCTTATCAGAAAGACTTACAGCTGTCACTTCAAAACTTTTTGATAGCCATTGACTGCAACATATTTAAGAGTCTGTTTGCAGaatatttcctttcattcaCATAAAACTTTGTGTCATTAAATGTCATCAAGGACAGTTTGTAGTATTCAATGTTGTTTTCctatttaagaaaataaactgaGGTTTATTGGAATTAACCTTCTGTACACATCCCCAGAGAGAGGCCAGATGATAATGGTGGTGTGCATGATTTTGtaaagagctttaaaaaaaaatatttgtcaaacaGTGTCTTCTGTAAATAGAAATCTGTCTGTAAGCGTGTACATTAAATGTATAACATCCCAAGCTGAGAAATTTTTGGAGGCAGAAAAGGTAGGAGTTTCTCAATCCAACACAGGCACAGAAATCTGTGActacttttttcatttattgctCTACAAAGGCACTGATAGTTTGTGATGATGCAGCACGAATAAATTATTGTACAGCCTGATTATTCACAACCTGCCTCTGATTTATAGAGTTCTGTGAGTTCACGCTGATGCTTTTAGTAGCTTAAAATTGCTTTCCCTAAAACCTACAAGTTAACAAGAATTTCCAGCCTCCCTGGAGATATATTCACGTTCACTCATCCTAGAAAGTGCTGCAGACGACATTTACTTAAACTGTTCATTTAACAAGGCACCCAACCAAGCCTTCGATActttctctgctgtgtcagACATGTTTCCACACTCTGAGCTTGACTGAAAGAATTACAGCACATCTACAGTTCACTCACTCCAAAAGTGATTTAGCTTTCTAATAATGAGTCTGAGGAGCATATGATTTGATATATTTTGGTGGCTTttatcaatcattcattcagttattggctacagtaaaaaaaaacaacaacaacaacaacaataaatcaatcaaatagTGCAGAAGAGAAACAATTAGTCATTTAACTAAACATAATAATGTGTAattaatatgtaaatttaattatCATTTCAGTTAAACTTAAATACCAAAGAATTTTCTTATTCTCTGCTTTTCAGCAGCAAGACTCACCACTTTTCTTTGAGTCCTGATAGTAAATAAAAGCCATTAGACTTCAGACTAAACAGGCAATATAAATGTATCACCTTGGCCACCAGCAAATTGTGATCAGCATTTTTTTACCGTTTTAACAACCAAACATTTTAACAGCCACTGGAGAAAATGACTAACAGAttaatcaataaagaaaagtatcattgattgattatttcAGAATTATTTGTTGGTTTCCTTAAAAGCTATAAAACCATGTAGACTATacaatattattaaaattaatactttaaattaataatacGATATTGCCATTGTTATGATTTTTTATTCCTGTTCCCGTTTTTTGGTATTGTAAATGTTATcattataatcattattattagtagtagtagtagcagtagcagtagttgttgttgttgatgtacTATCAAGGCATAAAATAACAAAGAACGAGCAactataatgaaaaaaaaaaacaacaaaaaaatcccatttaaaACTACATTTGAAATGAACGGCGgtgtcagtcagtcggtcagtgTAAATCAGGGACTGTTCCCTGAGATGATTGTGGGTCCAGACCAGCgctggaaaacaaaagcatcaacatcaacaaagaGGCAGCTGCTGGCTGATACAGCGGAACATCAGGAGCGGGGCTAACGTTAGCAGATCCCCCGGCTCGGGGCGAACTAACCGGGCTAGCCAGCCCACACTCAGCGCCTGTGCTGCTAGCCCTGTCCACAGCTATGCATTAAAAATGACTGACAGCAGAGTTGACACGGTGAGCGCTTCCAGGGGAACTTACCTTGGGTTTATACAGCCACTTGCGAAAGCGGTTCATCGTCACCTCGCCACCTTCCTTTGTCGCCgacccctcctctcctcctctcccgtACCTGGGTGTCTGACAACACCAGCGCTTGGCCGCTAAGCTAGCTCTCGCCGCTGCGCTCCACCACACAAAGGTAAGTTGTCCTGGACGTTACAGCGCGGCTCCGTGGGCGCACAAAGGAGCTATTCGGAAACAGCGACTTATTTCCATCTTCCCTGGATCCCCAGCTCGGCTGCCTGTCTCTCCCCACACCCAGACGAAGCCGACGTGCGGAGGTCTGTGCTGCTGTCCGCTCCTGTGCCGAGACCCGATGACAGTCACGTTGACAACATTCACCTCCCACTTTACCAGGAAGTGATGCCTTCAGGGGCTCCTCCTAAGCACCGAGCTCTCGTCAGCTTTTGGGCGGAAATACTAACAAAACAGACCATGTACGGATTATAGCGCAATTGGGgcgtttgtatttttttttttacagctattTCTTAATATCCCTTTTTGGATGTTTACGTATCGAATATTCTATTTTGAATAATAATTCATAACTGTTATGGTTTTTACACAAAAATACGTTGACTAACCCTAAACCCCATCCCCCTCAATGTAAAATTTTGATTTCATGAGGATcaaatttgatattttgattCCAATAGATTTAGTATGTCTCCTTCTGAACTAGAGTATACGCCTCGTACTGGTTGGCTTTTTCTACACCTTGGGTATATTGGACCTTGTTTGGCTATCAGCGTTTATGTGATGTTTTACAATCCTGCTCATCCATGCATACTTTAATCTTAGATTAAGAATATTAAACTATGAAGTTGTTCTTTGTCACTTTGAAACAAGTACATGCAATCTTAATACAATTAACTTCACAGATCATTATTGAGACGCCTGAAACAATTGATAAATCTATTGCAATTCAAGGCCTACTTCCTAAATCTCAACTACATCACAGTTGAGCTCAGCAAGTTAATAACTGATTTTGATTTCCACGTATCTCTTTTCCTCAAGGGAATTCTCATCCACTCTGCTTTTTTGAAAGTTTTCTTTCAAGACAAAATTTGTGACATCAAGATGTGAAACTAATGAAATCGTTTACTGGCTCACAAATCAGATTATGGTAATCAGATTAATGCAGGAACTCAGAtgatgtaaaactgtaaaactcCAGTTTGCATGTGATCTAGCGACTAATCTCAGATTTTCTCCACTAACCCTGGGGtaaaattatttacttttctgtcatttgtcgCACTTATTATGTTCACAAAATTCGTTTTAATGTCGTCGCACTTCACTTATTTGTACACGTTGGCTTGATGATCTCTCGAGTTCAGTATTTCCAACAATTGTGAAGGCAGCGCAATGTACTACgtcattgttattgttatggCAGTCAACAAAGGAACAGGATGTCAGACTGTTAAACCATCAGATTAAAACCAtgaataagttaaaaaaaaaaaaaaaaaagaaaaacagtaaaaataataataataataataataataaacacctAAGGTTTAAGCCGCATGTGTTCATAATCTTTGCATTTGTAAAGTGTTACTCATTTAACAGGTATTTGGCGTGGATACGTTTATGTTTATGCCTGTCTGTTGCTAAGCAACGACTGAACATAGCAACGGTTCGAGTTGCCAACAGGCTGCTCTGTGAATTCCGGACGAACTTACTATGAATGTCATTAGTTTAAATAGAAAGCACATTGGTTTGTCTCAGGTAGAACTAAAGTATTCCTTTAGACGTTTTTTCTTAATAACTGTAGTTGTGCGTATGTGGGCTTTTCTGCTCTCTCGCCACAGTTATCAGTCTCCACCAGCCACCTGCAGGTCGATATAAGATGGCATCAAACCATGGATCACTTGTCAGAGAGGCCATTGAGTTGCTCGATAAGTTCACTGCTGGCAGACAGTGTTTGGACGACTTCATTGAAGATGCTTCAAAAGCTTTGCAGGTAGGTTAATTCAAGTCAGGGTCCAGATATTTCTTGTTCCTACATAAATCTTcatattattaatgttatttgtTGAAGAACATGGAAGCTGAGAACAAGGATTTCATACTTGATGTGGTCTCTGGATGCATTGAGCACAAAAACTTACTGGATGTAGTTGTCAGTGTCTTCTATGGACAGTATGGGAAAAGCTTACGCAGAGGTGATCGCAACCAGTTTGTCCGTAAGTTCACAAAGCAAACAACCATGTATTGGCATTTTCCTCTGAGTAAATCAAGATGACCACTGATATGTTAATCCAaatttgttgtttcttcagtTATCTCTTATCTTGCCACCTTTGTCCTTGATGACATTGGGCTTCAGAGCTTTAGCAACATTGTTAAATCTCTGGACACCAAGAAGATGCACACAGTAAGAAACTAGATTTTTATGAGCACATCCCTGTGTGAATCCAAAATCAAAAATGTACTGATTTCTgtgtaagttttgttttgttttggtgtagTTCCTTAAATTCTTCTTTACCAACCTCACAACATGGATACAAGAAGAGTGGAATAAGATCTATGATGCTGAATATGTGGAGAAACAGTGGATAGGCCCCCTGCTAAGGTAAAATCCTTCTCAGATGTTCAGAACTTTACATTAGCTATGAAGACAAGAAATAAGAGCATATGCGTCCTTCTCCTTTAGATGGCACCCTGAGATTGCAATTCTCATAGACCAGCTTGCTGTCAGAATATCTCATGGGAGTCAGGTCAAGAAAGCTCCAATCAAAACCACTAAGCCTGAGGAGTTCCTTCTCACCAAACCTAAACCTCGATCTCTTCCTATGCCTGTATTTATCCCTCAGCAAGAAAAATGTAAACCGGTCAGTTGTGTGCTGCACTATCTTTAAGCATTGCCACACAGTAAGTTAACATATATTCTGCCCTCTGTTTCTTTCTACAAATATCCTTGTAGGGAGTATAGACCAGGTTATTGTCCTGTAAATTCCATAACTGCGACCATTCACAAGGCTTTTGTTTTTAGGTACCGAAAACTACATACAGGGCTCCAAAGGAGATGCAGCTCATAGAGGAGATAAGACAGAAGAACCACCGAAAGGCTGAGGTATAAGGTCTGCATTTATAGTTATCATCAGGAAAATGCTTTGACATCTAAGAGGCAAAAATATACTGTACACAAtaccaacaacaaccaaagagaGGTCTGGCAGACCTGTGCATTTTTAATAGCTGGCACAaacattcttaaaaaaatactgaaccaatattactgtatttttattggtACATACACCATGCTAGTTGCATGTTATTTAAATGACTTCCTGCCTGTTTTTCACTCCAGGAGCTGCTGTATGAGGCTAATATGAAGCAGTTCAGATGCGTAAATCCACAGAAGTCTGAACACACCAAGGTAAAGACAATTTTCTGagagttttgttatttttttttctgacttcacGTCTCTGAATTTAACACACCCAGCCATTTGTAAAAACAGTTGCATCTGAAAAACGTTTGCATTCCAGAAAGTGATGTCCCAGATTAAGGAAGACTTGGATTCAAAGCTCAAATTCAATTCTTTTCATTCCTTGGGAGTTCCATCCCGGAAAAAGGTGCaacataattatttcatttttgtgttcagtatattataataatgtaataatgtctATGTGTTCAATTTTAATACCCACTTATATGGATTCATTTTGCTAATGCTCTTAGACCAACAACTGGCCCATCAAGCTGAACAGTGCAGCTATCCTGAGGCAGGGGGCACTATATGACCGTCAGGTagaagaggagctgcagaggtACAGTGTTTTCCTGCCTCTCCTTGACCTATTTTTGAGAGATCACATGTTTCAGTATGATGATTATCTTCCGcaggacaggaaacaggaaaatggTGTGAATGTGATGGCCTTTGATTCATTGTGAGTGTttgatgtgactgtgtgtgacaactgctatatgtgtgtgtgtatataaaataAGAAGACATCTGtgatctgtgtatgtgtgtgtgtcacccaCAGAATGGAGCGTTTGATACAAGGGGCACGTGAGCCCTCTTCTTTCCTAcaatggcagagagagatgcATGAGAGGGATGTTCAGGAGGAGTTGGCCAAAATTGAGTGCAGGCGTCTGGAGGGACGCATCAGTTATGAGGAGGCAGCTATGGCCCGCACACGCATAATGGAACGAAACCAGAAGACTGCTCAGCTGAAAAAAACAGAGGTAGATAGAGATCACTCAACAAGTGAAGGGAAGACATTTAGAGAAATTGCACAGTGTGCTAAATTACATGAAGCATCTTTGTTCTCTACAAACATCCTTCAAAAAAGTGATtgtaaaagaattaaaaatcatgtttgaaaaatttgttttttatggttGCTTTGTTGTGTATTGTAGACAGCAGAGCTAATGAGGCAATATGCAAAGAAAAGATTGCAGGAGGAAAAAGACATGAGGGACATGGTGCAACAAGTTGCAGAAGGGCACAAGAACTCAAAAATGGCTAAAGAGAGGTTgcaaaaattcaaacaaagcaTAGGTACGCGTTATTGTTTGATACCCCTTGcaatataattttgtttttttatttgctttttaaccAATTCTTGTCAATTCTTTTCTAATTTCACAGTGAGCGAAGTCTCAGAGCAGAGTCAAAAGCTCCTGCGTCAAGCACTAGAGGAAGCTCAGGCAGAACTAAGCAGAAAATTTGAGATAATCTGTGAAATCCGCACCCTTGAGTCCCTTCCTCACATTAGAGTAAAGAATTTTGACGACACGGAggtgagtgaaagaaaaagggtCTCATCTGTTGTTGCACATAACTTCAGTCCCAGTATCTAAGTCAATTACCCTGCTGTCCCATGTCAGATTGCAGGACATGAACTGCTGGGAGAGATGTCCCTGGCTGAGCTAAAAGAAAGATTGGCCCTTTTGAAGGCAGCCcagcaaacagagcagcaggagaaacgAGAGCACATCCTGGAGGTTAGACTGAACAAGAAGCAGCTGTTGTTGGAGCAGATGGATACCATCGACCTCCACAGGAGAGCACTGGCACAAGCTGCGGCCATCAGGTCAGGAAAATGTTTGGCTCTGACTTAATTATAGCAGTGGGGAAATGTGGACATCAGAAGACCAGCatacaaaaacatcaatatcaCACAGACATGAATTTTTGGTGTGTtgcaggaaagaggaaaagaaatccAGGCTAGGGTTTCAGCAGACAGTGACTCAAGATGAGACACTTTTGGCCCTGCAGAAGAAGCTTGAAGAGAAACAGCAAGAGCGCCAAAGACTGAGGCGCAGTGAAAGCAAGGCCAAAACCTCAGAGCAAACAGCCGTATGCACTGTGACAAACACCGGGACGCACAATGAAGTAAGTATAAAAtccataagaaaaaaaaactgacctcTCTGTagctttgtctctgtttggattttttgttgttgttcttcttcttctttattcaagcagcatgaaaataataatttgttgcTCCGTTTCTTGTTTTGCCAGAAAAGCTTGAAGGAGACGAGCTGGGAGGAGCTGGAACTGAGTTTAGAGCGTCATATCCAGAAGGATGCTCCATATGAAGTTTCTCAGAGGGAAACACTCAAGACATGAACATGTGCAACATGTTCCACAGGCCTGACTGTCCAATTTTAGATAAGACAGATCACCAAAGAATCTGCTGCCAgttcagaaacacagaaacgCAATAGTTTGTTACATCTTTTGTTACCCTGGTAA
Encoded here:
- the cfap99 gene encoding cilia- and flagella-associated protein 99; amino-acid sequence: MASNHGSLVREAIELLDKFTAGRQCLDDFIEDASKALQNMEAENKDFILDVVSGCIEHKNLLDVVVSVFYGQYGKSLRRGDRNQFVLISYLATFVLDDIGLQSFSNIVKSLDTKKMHTFLKFFFTNLTTWIQEEWNKIYDAEYVEKQWIGPLLRWHPEIAILIDQLAVRISHGSQVKKAPIKTTKPEEFLLTKPKPRSLPMPVFIPQQEKCKPVPKTTYRAPKEMQLIEEIRQKNHRKAEELLYEANMKQFRCVNPQKSEHTKKVMSQIKEDLDSKLKFNSFHSLGVPSRKKTNNWPIKLNSAAILRQGALYDRQVEEELQRMERLIQGAREPSSFLQWQREMHERDVQEELAKIECRRLEGRISYEEAAMARTRIMERNQKTAQLKKTETAELMRQYAKKRLQEEKDMRDMVQQVAEGHKNSKMAKERLQKFKQSIVSEVSEQSQKLLRQALEEAQAELSRKFEIICEIRTLESLPHIRVKNFDDTEIAGHELLGEMSLAELKERLALLKAAQQTEQQEKREHILEVRLNKKQLLLEQMDTIDLHRRALAQAAAIRKEEKKSRLGFQQTVTQDETLLALQKKLEEKQQERQRLRRSESKAKTSEQTAVCTVTNTGTHNEKSLKETSWEELELSLERHIQKDAPYEVSQRETLKT